The following proteins come from a genomic window of Chionomys nivalis chromosome 9, mChiNiv1.1, whole genome shotgun sequence:
- the Lkaaear1 gene encoding protein LKAAEAR1 isoform X2 yields the protein MPSPGVKGTRERAKKSAPVAGAGEKRRKGPIATEPPKPGWALSQERLAAMPPTERRRHLLFGDLLDDTGAAASIFPRESVDIPYSMPDPRTWTQASELPAERQNRLLGVLKAAEARGRVRALRLRYTRMRAEEIALLIQRQGSARAAIRLELFLPPQLKPTKIPDPLDRQERRRVETILEEAVDGSIFPR from the exons ATGCCATCCCCAGGAGTAAAGGGTACACGGGAGCGGGCCAAAAAGAGTGCACCAGTAGCTGGAGCTGGTGAGAAACGCAGGAAGGGCCCGATAGCAACAGAGCCCCCGAAGCCAGGCTGGGCCTTGAGTCAGGAGAGGCTGGCGGCCATGCCCCCCACAGAGCGCCGCCGCCACCTGCTCTTTGGAGACCTGCTCGACGACACAGGCGCGGCCGCCTCCATCTTTCCACGCGAGTCTGTGGACATACCCTACTCCATGCCCGACCCGCGCACCTGGACGCAGGCATCCGAACTACCCGCTGAGCGTCAGAATCGGCTTCTGGGCGTCCTCAAGGCCGCAGAGGCCCGCGGCCGAGTCCGCGCCCTGAGGTTGCGCTACACCCGAATGCGG GCAGAAGAAATCGCTCTCCTGATCCAGAGGCAGGGCTCAGCGCGCGCCGCCATTCGGCTGGAACTGTTCCTACCACCCCAACTGAAGCCCACGAAAATCCCCGATCCTCTGGACCGACAGGAG CGGAGGCGTGTTGAGACAATCCTGGAAGAGGCGGTAGATGGCAGCATCTTCCCGCGGTGA
- the Lkaaear1 gene encoding protein LKAAEAR1 isoform X1 gives MPSPGVKGTRERAKKSAPVAGAGEKRRKGPIATEPPKPGWALSQERLAAMPPTERRRHLLFGDLLDDTGAAASIFPRESVDIPYSMPDPRTWTQASELPAERQNRLLGVLKAAEARGRVRALRLRYTRMRAEEIALLIQRQGSARAAIRLELFLPPQLKPTKIPDPLDRQEVPANPETGERAPVLRHTLTPAPFSAAEAC, from the exons ATGCCATCCCCAGGAGTAAAGGGTACACGGGAGCGGGCCAAAAAGAGTGCACCAGTAGCTGGAGCTGGTGAGAAACGCAGGAAGGGCCCGATAGCAACAGAGCCCCCGAAGCCAGGCTGGGCCTTGAGTCAGGAGAGGCTGGCGGCCATGCCCCCCACAGAGCGCCGCCGCCACCTGCTCTTTGGAGACCTGCTCGACGACACAGGCGCGGCCGCCTCCATCTTTCCACGCGAGTCTGTGGACATACCCTACTCCATGCCCGACCCGCGCACCTGGACGCAGGCATCCGAACTACCCGCTGAGCGTCAGAATCGGCTTCTGGGCGTCCTCAAGGCCGCAGAGGCCCGCGGCCGAGTCCGCGCCCTGAGGTTGCGCTACACCCGAATGCGG GCAGAAGAAATCGCTCTCCTGATCCAGAGGCAGGGCTCAGCGCGCGCCGCCATTCGGCTGGAACTGTTCCTACCACCCCAACTGAAGCCCACGAAAATCCCCGATCCTCTGGACCGACAGGAGGTGCCGGCAAACCCGGAGACGGGTGAGAGGGCCCCCGTGCTTCGCCACACACTGACACCAGCCCCTTTCTCCGCAGCGGAGGCGTGTTGA